The DNA sequence TTGGCCCCGCTCACCGTGGCGGTGTAGCCGGTCGACTCCGCCAGGGCAGAGTTGGGCGTCAGGGTCGCGGTCTGGGTGCTGCTGTCGTAGCTAACGGCGGCCGGAACGAGAACGTTGCCGGGTCCGCGGAGCTCCATGGCGACCGAGCCGGCGGTCACCGGCTCGGAGAAGGTCGCCGTCACGGAGGTGGTGGTGGGCACTCCGCTGGCGCCGGCGGCCGGGGACTGGGCGACCACGACCGGTGCCGTGGTGTCGACACTGCTGGTGTCGAAGACGACGTCGACCCAGTAGTTGCTCGACCGGTAGGTGCTGTTCGGGAACCCGCTGGCGCCGTAACGGTAGACCCCGTTGCCACCGTCGGTGCCGTCTCGGAGGGCGGTCAGCGGCCCTCGGACAGTGCTGGCTGAGGCGAAGTAGTCATTGTCGCTCGAGTAGCGGCCGACCGGTGCGTAGTAGGAGGCGATGTAGGTCGTGTTGGCCGACACCGACACGGGGGACGTGAAGGTGGCGCGCTGCCAGCCGGTGGATGACTCGCCGCTGAAGGTCACCTGCGCAAGCCGGGTGCCCGCCGAGGTCCAGAGGGAGCCCACATGGGTGCCGGTGTTGCCGGTGCCCTTGAAGAACCGGATCCCGGTGACGAAACCGTTGCGGTCGGCCCTGAACTTGACTCCCAGCTCGACGGCAGAGGAGTCGTTGGTCGACGCCACCGCCGGGGTTGCCGTGTCGGCCCAGATGCTGCACGGGCAGCCGCTCGAGGTGGCGGCTGTGCTGAAGGTCCAGCTGAGCGGGTCCATCACATTGCCGGCTGCGTCCTTGGCGCCGGACAGGTTGACCGTGTAGGTGGTCGAGGTGGCCAGGCTGCTACCCGGCGTGAAGGCGACGGTGCGGGTGGCGGAGTCGTAGCTCTTGGCGCCGGTGACCGCCCCGGCCGGGCCGGTGAGGGTCAGCGAGATGCTGGCGGGGTCGACGGCCTCGCTGAAGGTGGCCGAGACGGAGCTTCCCACTGAGACGCCGGTGGCGCCCGCTGCCGGCTGCCGGTCCGTCACGGTCGGCTTGGTGGTGTCGGCGGCGCCGGTGTCGAACACCACGTCGACCCAGTAGTTGCTCGCCTGGTAGCTGCTGGTCGGGAAACCGCCCCCGACGCCGTAGCGGTAGACGCCATTGCCGCCGTCGGTGCCGTTCTGGAGTGCCGTCAGTGGCCCGTTCGTCACTGCCGAGGCGAAGTAGTTGTTGTCGCCGGCGTACCTGCCGTTGGGAGCGTAGTAGGAGGCGATGTAGGTGGTGTTGGCGGTCACGGCCACCGGTGAGGCAAAGTTCGCCTGCTGCCACCCGGTCGAGGTCTCCCCGCTGAAGGTCACCGTCGCCATCCGGACCCCGGCCAGGTTCCAGAGGGAGCCGACGTGCGTCCCGGTGTTGCCCGTTCCCTTGTAGAACCGGATCCCGGTGATGAACCCATCCTGGGAGCTCCGGAACTTGACCCCCACCTCCACCGCTGCCGTGTCACTGTCGGCCGGGGTGGTCGGGGTCTGGCTGGCGGTCCAGATCGTGCACGGGCAGGTCGCCGCCGCGGCCGGCGCGGCGGGCACCGTGACGACGAACGCGAACCCGATGATCAGGGTCAGCAGACCGGCGAGCCGGCGGCGGTGGTGGTGCTCGCCGGACACCGTTGGACGCAGCCGGGTAGGCCGGAGTTGAGTCGACATCGAGAATTCCCCCTGAAACTGATGACTAAGGCGTCGTGAAGACGACATCCACCCAGTAGTTGCCTGACTGGTAGGTGCTCGTCGGGAAGCCGCTGGTGCCGTACTTGTAGACGCCGTTCCCGCCGTCGGTCCCGTTCTGCAGCGCCGTCAACGGGCCGCGAGTGGTGGCGGAGGTGGCGAAGTATCCGTCGTTGACGGAGTATCTGCCGTTCGGCGCGTAGTAGGACGCGACGTAGGTGGTGTTGGCGGTGATCGCCACGGGCGCGGCGAACAGCACCTGCTGCCACCCGCTGGCGCTCTCGCCGGTGAAGGTGGCATTGGCGAGCCGGGTTCCGGTACGGCTCCACAGCGAGCCGACATGGGTGCCGGTATTGCCGGTCCCCTTGTAGAACCGGATGCCGGTTACGTAGCCGTTCTGGCTCGCCCGGAACTTGACGCCCAGCTCGACCGAGCCGGTGTCGGGGTCCATCAGTACCGACGGCGTCGTTGTCGACGCCCAGATGGTGCAGGGGCAGGCCGAGGTCGAGGTGGCCGTGGTGAAGCTCCAGGTCACCGGCGTCATCGTGTTGCCGGCCGCATCTCTGGCCCCGGAGACGGTCGCGGTGTAGGTCGTGCCGGCCGCCAGCGGCGACGTCGGAGTGAACGTGATGGTCTGGGTCTGGCCGCTCGGGCTGGTGCTGCCTGACACGACAGCGTTGGCACTGTCGCGGAGCACGACCGCGGCGGAGTCGACCGGCTCGCTGAACGTCGCCGAGACCGAGGTCGATACCGCCACCCCGGTCGCACCTGTCGCCGGTACATGGCTGGTCACGGTGGGCGGCGTGGTGTCAGTCGGTGCGGCGGCGGCAGTGGTGAAGGTCCAGCTGATCGGGTCCATGGTGTTGCCGGCCGCGTCGGTGGCGCTGGACACCGTCGCCGTATAGGTGGTGCTCGCGGTCAGCGCCGACGACGGCGTGAAGGTGAGGGTCTGGGTCGAGCCGGTCGGGCTGGTGCTCCCGGAGACTGCGGAGTTGGCGCTGTCGCGGAGCGAGATCGATCCGGAGCTGACCGGCTCACTGAAGGTGGCCGTCACTGTGCTGGTCACCGGCACATCGGTGGCGCCGGCCGCGGGTTGCCGGTCGGTCACGGTCGGCTTGGTGGTGTCCGTGGTGCTGGTGGTGTAGACGACGTCCACCCAGTAGTTGGACTTGTTGTAGGTGTTGGTCGGGAACCCGCTGGTCGAGGAGTAGAGGTAGACGCCGTTGGCGCCGTCGGTGCCATCGGCCAGGGCAGTGAGCGGTCCATTGGTGGTCGCGGTGGTGAAGTAGCCGTCATTGGAGGCATAGTGCCCGTTGGGTGCGAAATAGGAGGCGACGTAGGTGGTGTTGGCCGTGACAGGGACCGGGTTGGCGAAGCTCACCTGCTGCCACCCGGTGCTGGACTCTCCGGAGAAGGTCGCCGAGGCGAGCTTGGTCCCGGTCCTGGACCACAGCGTGCCGACGTGGGTCCCGGTGTTGCCGGTGCCCTTGTAGAACCGGATGCCGGTGATGAACCCGTCGCTCGCGGCCCGGAACTTCACTCCCAGCTCGGTCGGCACCGAGTCGGAGTCCGACGCAACGGCCGGCGTGGCCGAGCTGGGCCAGATCGTGCAGGGGCAGGTGGCCGGCGGCGGCGTACCGCTGCCGACGGTGATGGAACGCCCCGCGGACGGGGTCTCCAGCAGGGCACTGTCATCTGCAGCCCGGGTCTTGATCGTCAGGACCGTATCGGAGGTCGGCGTGAAGGTGTACGACCAGGACGCCCGCCCGGTCGCCGGATGCCAGGTCGTGCCGTTGTCGACCGAGACCTCCACCCCGGCGACCCGACCGCCGGTGTCGGCGGCGGTCCCGGTGATGGTGAGCGGTTGGTTGGCGGGCACGGTCGCGCCGGCGGCCGGAGAGGTGATCGTGGACGTCGGCGCGGTGGTGTCGGTGGAGGCGGTGGCGGCGACCAGTCCGGACTGCAGGGTCGACGGCTGTGCGTTCATGTCGGCAAGGAGGTTCACGGTGGCCTGCTGGACGGCGATATCGGCCGTGCTCGACGGGCCGGTGGCGTGCTCGTCATCGAGCCCCCAGGCCCACTGGGTGCTGCCGGCACCGAACACCAGTGCACCACTCGGGTCCCGGTAGAGGGTCAGGTGATGGGTGGCGGTGCCGCTGGCGTACGTACTGCCGTAGTCCTGGAGATAGCTGGAGACGTTCTCGGTGGTCGTCGACATGAAGATCAGGCCGGGCGGCCGGAAGCCGTTGTCGGAGCTCTCGTCCCACTCGTAGCCCAGGATGTCCGAGCCGAGCGTGGTCCGCTGGTTGCCGGTGAGTGCGGCGACCCGGGTGTTGCGCCAGAACCGGAGCTGCGCATCGGCGGCACCGACCCCCATGTCGGTGGTGCAGCAGTTGACCATGAAGATGGTGCCGGTGAGGCGGTTCTCCGGCCGACCACCGTCCGAGGGCGGGCTGAACCGCGGGTCCCGCCAGGTGCCCGTCCACTCGGGCGACGGGTCGATCTTGGCGTTGGCGTGGGTCTCCTTGTAGGAGACCAGTGTCCGATAGCTCGCGGTTCCGGTGGAGATGCTGTTCTCCCAGCGGGTCTTCCAGAACACCTCGTTGCCGCTGAAGAAGGCGAGGTTGGTGCCCGCCGCCCGGGCCGCCTCGACGGCCGCCCGCTGACCCCCGGACCAGTACTCGTCATGTCCGACCGACATGAACGTCTTGTGGTTCTTGATCAGGTTTCCCCGCCGCTCGGTGTCGATGCCGGTGGAGTAGCTGACGTCGTAGCCGTTCGCCTCCAGGAAGCGGACCATCGGGTACTCGGAGTTCCAGACGAAGTCCTCCGGGGTCTCGGCCGCGGTGTCGAACGGCCGGTTGTAGCTCACCTTGTAGGCGCGTCCCGCCGGAGATCCCTCGTAGAGGCTGTTGCCGCCGTAGTCGTTGTAGGCCTGCCAGGTCGTGTCGGAAGTCTGGAACAGCAGGGCCGAGGTGCTGGCGTCGTCGCGGACGATGAACATGATGTGGCTTGCGGCCGTACCGGCCACCAGCTTGGCGAAGTAGATCCCGGACACGGCCGTGCTCGGGACCGCCCACGACGCGGTCTGAGTCCAGTTGCCGCAGTCGATCAGGCCGGTGGTGCTCTGGGTCAGGCAGCTGGGTTGCTTCGGAAAGGTCGTCGGGCTGACCGTCGCGACCTTGCGGGCCCCGGCGCCGCCGTAGTAGCCCATCCGGTAGATGTCGAGGCGGTAGCTGGTAGCGGTGGTCTTCACCTTGAACCCGATGGTGGAGCCACGGTTGACGCTGATGTCGGTGGCGAAGCCCTGGATGGAGGCACTGCCGGACCCGGAGATGTCCCACTCGCTGCTCGGGTTGCCGGGTTTGCTGTTCTCGCAGGCGATCTCGTTGGTCACCGGCGGGTCACAGGCGGCTGCCGCAGCCTGGGGCGCCGGGAGTCCGACGAAGGAGGCGAGCACAAGGCTCACAGTGAGGGAAACCGCTAGCCCGAACCGGGCGAGAGCCGATCTCCAGGACGACGACACAGCAACGCTCACGACGCTCCCCCTCAGCCGCTAGTCACACCGCGGACCGCTCAGGAGCGTCTGCACATCAAGGTGGACCGAACCAGGCCAGAGCCCGTCCGGTCCGTCATCGCCCCCGACCACGTTCCGATAAGTGAAACACAGCAGATGGGGCCTCCGTGCGGTTTTGACCAACATCGAGGAATACTGCGCTGCGCGGGCCCAGGACCGGGTGATTTTGGCACCGGTCGGGTCCGCTGCTAGAGTTAGCGGTCGCGTCCGTCTGTGACTCCTCGGAGCTCAGCCGGGTGCACACCCTGATCCGATCCCGAGAGTTTTAGAGGCTTGCCCAGTGGCGAACATCAAGTCCCAGATTAAGCGGAACAAGACCAACGAGAAGGCTCGTCAGCGCAACAAGGCTGCCAAGTCCTACCTCAAGACCTTCGTCCGCCATTTCCGTGAGGCTGCCGAGGCCGGCGACCCCGCCAAGGCCCAGGAACTCGCCAAGGCCACCACGCGCGCGCTGGATAAGGCCGTCTCCAAGGGAGTCATCCACAAGAACCAGGCAGCGAACCGCAAATCAGCGATTGCTGCCAAGGCTGCACAGCTGGGCTGATCGCCCGCAGCAGCCGCCCGACAACGCCGGTGTAACCCGCTGGCAGTCCGCCCGTCGTCCCGATCCCCCACTGGGTGATCGGGACGTTGTGCGTTACAGGTACTTTGGCCCCCTATCACTTCGCCCTGACCCCCGCTGCCGGGGCGCAGACTCAGCCGTGCCGGGCCCGGCTGACCGCGAGCACGGCCCGCTCCAGCGCGAACTCGGCGTCGTCGGCGGCACCCTTGATGTCGGCGTCCGCGGTGGCCACGATCCGCAACGCGCTGGCCAGGCCGGCCTGATCCCAGCCGCGGGACTGGGTCCGCATCGACTTGAGCTTCCACGGCGGGACGCCCACCTCACGGGCCAGATCGGCCTCGCGCAGGCCGCTGCCGGCCGTGATGAGCTTGCCGAGCCCGCGCAGGCCCGAGGCCAGTGCGCTGGTCACCAGGACCGGTGCGACGCCGGTGGACATGGCCCAGCGCAGCTGCTCCATCGCCACTCCGGTGCGACCGGCCAGCACCGCATCGGCCACAGCGAAGCTCGTCACCTCCGACCGGCCGCCGAAGTAGCGCTTGACCAGCGTCATCGAAATGGTCGTCGACTCTCCGTCCGACAGCAGCTGGGAGACCGCCGCCGCCAGGGCGCGCAGGTTGTGTCCCACCGCGTCGACCAGGAACTGGGCGGCGTCTGCGTCGATCGAGCCGCCGGCCCGTTTCGCCTCCGCCTGGACGAACTGGGGCAGCTCCCAGTTCTTGACGCTCGGGCAGTCGATCACGTCGACCTTGGCCCTCTTGAGCTTGTCCAGCAGGGCCTTGCCCTTCACCCCGCCGCCGTGCACCAGCACCAGGGCCAGGTCCTCGACCGGCGTGGCCAGCGCAGCGACATCATCGGTGAGATCCGCGGGCAGGTTGGCCAGGTCGCGGATCACCGCGGCACGGGCGGTCGAGAACAGCGAGGCGCTGGTGATCTCGGCCAGCTTGCCGCCCTCGAGTCGCGGCGCCTCGACCTGGGAGATCTCCACCTCCGGGTGCTCGGCCCGCGCCGCGGCCAGGATCTTGTTCACGGCCCGGTCGGCCAGCAGCGACTCCGGTCCCGTCACCAGGACGACCCGGCCGAACGGGGATTGCTGTTGCGCCACAGGGCAAGCATGCCATCCGGAGCTGACAGGGCCGTGATCGGCTGCGGGCGGCCTCCGGGCAGCGATACTGGTCCCATGCCGACCGAGCCTGCGCCGCCCGACGCCGACCAGCGACACCGGATGTTGACAGCAGATCGGGCCTTGGCAGCACACCAGCAAGACCGAGGCCGGGCGCGGAGCGAGGTCAGCCTGGTCGAGAAGTGGTTTCTCGACCAGGGCGTCCCGTTCGTGGTCCGCTACGCAGCCGGCCGACGCACCATCGCCCGCATGACACCCGGTCTGGTGTTGATCTTCCTGACCAGCATCGCTGTGCTGGTCGCACGGCTGACGATCATCCCGGCCGACCCGGACACCCTGGTCTGGACCTTGATCATCAAGGGTGACCTCAAGGACCGCGACTTCCTGGTCGCCGGGATGATCATGCTCGCGGGACTTGGGGTGGGCATCACAGGAGCCGTGTGGACGTCACGACGGCGAGGCAGCACCCGACGCCTGCTCGGCGCATCACCGGGGTTGCTGCTGCTCGGCGGGATGTTGCTGGTCTGCCTGGTGCACAGCCTGCGCTACCTTAGCCCGGGCGTGTTCTTCGCCGACCTGATCGGCTTCGCGGCTCTGGTCATCTCGCTGTACCTGTTGGTGCGCGGCGGGGTGTCGGCACTGTTCGTCTGGGCGTTGCGTCGGGCCCTGCCCCGCCACCAGGACCTGGTCCGGCTGCTCACCCGCGCACTGCCCCTGCAGTTGGTGCTGGTCTCGTTCCTCTTCATCAGCACCGAGGCTTGGCAGGTCGCCGACAGCCTGAGCGCCGGCAGGCTGGCCATCGTGGCGCTGTTCTTCGGTGTCGCCGCGCTGCTGTTCCTGATCACCCAGATCCCGCGTGAGCTGGAGGCGATCCATACCGACCTGAGCGAGGACAGCGTCCAGTCCAGCTGCCGGGACACCCCGCTGCAACGGTTGGCCGCGATGATCGACATCTCCGAGCTGCGCCACCATCGGCTGGAAAGGCGGGAGCGGGTCAACCTGGTGCTCACGCTGATGTTCGCCCAGGGGCTTCAGGTCTTCGGTCTCGGCCTGTTCATGTTCGTGATCTTGATCGTGTTCGGCACCATCACCATCGACAGCCCGGTGATCGCCGCCTGGGTGCTGCACCCACCGACGCCGGTGATCTGGTTCGGACTCCGGCTGCCCTACTTCAGCACCCAGCTGGTCCATGTGGCGACCATGATCGCCTCATTCGCGGCCCTGCAGTTCGCCGTGCTCGCGGTAACCGACTCGGTCTACCGAGTCGAGTTCTTCGACTCGATGGTGGGACGGCTCAGTGACACGCTGGTGGCCCGCGAGGTGTACCTCGCGGGCCTCGAACAGCACCAGCTCGGGCCGAGCCACGAGCTGCTGCCGTGGCAGCAGCCGAGCTCGAGCTAGCCGACCAGCCGACGTCGAGCGGTCAGCGGGCGCCCATCAGGTGCTCCAGCATCAGCTGCTGGAGCCGGACGAAGCCGAAGCCCTTGCCATTGAAGTAGACATCCGCGTCGAAGTTCTCGTACGCGCTCTGGTCGGCCAGGATCTCGCGGTAGCCTTCGCCGTCGTTGAGCGTCGGCTGCGACAGCTCCGGCACTCGGGCTGCCGCCAGGGCCTCCTGCACCTCCGGGTCGGCCCGGAACGCCTTGGCCCGCTCCTTGAGCAGCAGGTACATCCGCATGTTCGCCTTGGCCGACTCCCAGACGCCGTCGTAGTCCTCGGTCCGGCTCGGCTTGTAGTCGAAGTGGCGGGGACCGTCGTAGGCGGGGCCGCCGTTGGGGCCACCGTTCTCCAGCAGGTCGACCAGCGAGAACGCGTTCTGCAGGTCGCCATGGCCGAAGACCAGGTCCTGGTCGAACTTGATCGACCGCTGCCCGTTGAGGTCGATGTGGAACAGCTTGCCCTGGTAAAGCGCCTGGGCGATGCCATGGGTGAAGTTGAGGCCGGCCATCTGCTCGTGCCCGGTCTCGGGGTTGATGCCGAAGAGTTCCGACCGCTCGAGCGTCTCGATGAAGGCCAGGGCGTGTCCAAGGGTCGGCAGCAGGATGTCCCCGCGCGGCTCGTTGGGCTTGGGCTCGATCGCGAACCGGAGGTCGTAACCCTTGTCGGTCACGTAGTCGGCCAACAGGTTGACGGCCTCGCGGTAGCGCTCCAGCGCCGCCTGGACGTCCTTGGCGGTGTCGTACTCGCTGCCCTCGCGGCCACCCCACATGACGAACGTCTTGGCGCCGAGCTCGGCGGCCAGGTCGATGTTGCGCAGCACCTTGCGGATGGAGAACCGGCGGACAGCGCGGTCGTTGGAGGTGAAGCCGCCGTCCTTGAAGACCGGGTGGCTGAACAGGTTGGTGGTCACCATCGGGATCACCAGACCGGTGTCCTCCAGCGCCGCCTTGAGCCGCTCGATCTGCTTCGTCCGCTCACCGTCGGTGGCCTCAAACGGGAACAGGTCGTTGTCGTGGAAGGTCAGCCCGTAGGCGCCGATCTCCGACAGCTTGTTGACGGCCTCGACGACATCGAGCGGTGCCCGGCTCGGGCCGCCGAACTGGTCCTGACCGACCCAGCCGATGGTCCAGAGGCCGAACGAGAACTTGTCTTCACGGGTGGGTGTCGCAGACATAGCGGAGCCTTCCAATCAGCGATGATTATGTTGAGACTTAGAACATATTCCCTTCACGTACCGCTGTCAACGCCTTCGCCTGCCTGGTGTCGGTTTCCCAAGTCAACTAGGGAAACTGTCACATGACGTGGCGAATTTCCCTAGCCCTGTGACTGTTTCCCAAGCCGACTTGGGAAACCGACCTCCCCCGACCCACGCCCGCCAGGGTGTACGTTCAGAGAGGCAACAAAGTGAGGGAGGCTGGATGGCGGGGAATGTGCACCGGGCGACGGCGGCGGGTCAGGGGAATGACCAGACGAGGCGCCACAACCTGTCGACGGTGCTCACGGCACTGCATCACGACGGTCCGCAGACGCGGGCTGAACTGACCCGCCGGACCGGGCTGAACCGCTCGACGATTGCGGCTCTGGTGGCCGAGCTCAGCCTGCGCGGGCTGGCTTTCGAGACGCCGGCAACCGAGGCTGGCACGGTCGGGCGGCCATCGCCGCTGGTGCATCCGAACAGCGATGTGGTGGCGCTCACCGTCAACCCCGACATCGACGCCATCACGGTCGGCCTGGTGGGTCTCGGCGGCCGGGTGCACAAGCGGATCCGGTACGAGACGGAACTGCCCACGGTGAAGAAGACGGTCAAGATCGTCACCGCCCTGGTCGAGGGGATGCAGAGCGAGCTGGACAGTCGCTTCACCGTGCTCGGCCTCGGGGTTGCGGTCCCCGGCCTGGTGCGCAGCGACGCCATGGTGACCCTGGCGCCACACCTGGAATGGCGTGAGGAGCCGTTGGCCGGTCCGCTCACCGAGGCTCTGGGCTATCCGGTCACCGCCGGCAACGACGCGGGCGCAGCCTGCCTGGCCGAGAGCATCTACGGCGCCGGCCGCGGCGTCCGTGAGCTGATCTACCTCAATGGCAGCGCCAGCGGTATCGGCGGCGGGGTGCTGGTTCGCGGCATCCCCCTGCGCGGCAGCTCCGGCTATGCCGGCGAGCTCGGCCACACCGTGGTCAACGCCCAGGGCTCGAGGTGCCACTGTGGTCGGATCGGCTGTCTGGAGACCGAGGTCAGTCGGGCTCGCCTGCTCGAGGTCCTCGGCCGCGGCAGCAGCGAGGCAGACCACCTGGATCGGCTGCTCGCCGAGTCCGACGACGACGCCGTCCAGATCGAGGTCAACCGTCAGCTGGACTGGCTGGCGCTGGCCCTGGGCAACCTGATCGGCATCTTCAACCCGGAGGCCATCGTGCTCGGCGGCTTCCTCGGCTCGCTGTACGCGGCCAACCCGGAACGGCTGGACGAAGGTGTGCAGGAGCAGACCTTTGCGTCGTTGGTGCACGGGCTCCGGATCGAGAGGGCCGAGCTCGGCCCGCAGCTGCTCACCGTTGGAGCCGCCGAGCTCGTCTTCGCCGGACTGCTCGCCGATCCGGCCGGCTACCTCGCGCGCCTGGACCTGCCCGGAGAGGGCGTTCGTCCGGCCTTGTAGCCGTCCGCAGCGCGCAGAGCGCCCGCAGCTCTTTCGGGATCGCTTTCACCTGCCGGAGACCTCACGAGGTGCCAAGATACGCACACCGGTGCAGCACCGGTCGGCGCGGCGGCGTGCAAGGAGTGAGATGGCCGACAAGGTCAGAGTGTTCCTCAGCTATCGGCGCGCGGACACGCAACATGTGGCCGGCCGGGCCGCCGACCGGCTCGGCGAGTTCTTCGAGCTGTTCATGGACATCGACACCATCCCGCCGGGTGTCGACTTCGAGGATTACGTCCGCCGCGCCGTGAGCAGCTGCGACGTCCTGCTGGCATTCATCGGGAATCGCTGGGCAGATCTGAGCAACAGCCGCGGGCAACGCCGCCTTGACGATCCACAGGACTGGGTGGCCGAGGAGATCGGCGTCGCACTCGGCCGGGGGGTTCGGGTGATCCCGGTCCTGGTCGACGATGCGGTGATGCCCCTTGCAGACGACCTGCCCAGTGCACTGGCGCCGCTCGCCCACCGGCAGGCACTCCCCCTCCGGCACGCCACCTTCTCGGCTGACCTCGCTCGGCTGGTAGCCGGGATCGAGCACGCCAGCAGGGAGCGGGGAGCACCTGCTGCCACCGGGTCCACCGCCGCCAGCACCTCGGCCGATCCGGCGGTCAGGCCCGGCGGCAACAGCCCTGCCCGGTTCGCGGAGCGCTGGGAGCAGCCGGGGATGCCCACCAGAGCGGGACCGGCCGTGACGATCGGGCAGGAGACTCCGCCACCGAGGTTGAGGGCTGTTGTCCTGGGACTGGCCCTCGTCCTGTTGGCGGCGCTCATCGGCGCCGGCATCGCCATCGGTCGGCCGTTCGATCACTCCGCCGTTCCGCAAGCCGAGGAGACCGGAGGCAGCCCCCGGTCCAGCTCGTCCCCCACGCCCTCTCCTGCTCTGCCGGG is a window from the Microlunatus panaciterrae genome containing:
- the rpsT gene encoding 30S ribosomal protein S20; translated protein: MANIKSQIKRNKTNEKARQRNKAAKSYLKTFVRHFREAAEAGDPAKAQELAKATTRALDKAVSKGVIHKNQAANRKSAIAAKAAQLG
- the xylA gene encoding xylose isomerase — encoded protein: MSATPTREDKFSFGLWTIGWVGQDQFGGPSRAPLDVVEAVNKLSEIGAYGLTFHDNDLFPFEATDGERTKQIERLKAALEDTGLVIPMVTTNLFSHPVFKDGGFTSNDRAVRRFSIRKVLRNIDLAAELGAKTFVMWGGREGSEYDTAKDVQAALERYREAVNLLADYVTDKGYDLRFAIEPKPNEPRGDILLPTLGHALAFIETLERSELFGINPETGHEQMAGLNFTHGIAQALYQGKLFHIDLNGQRSIKFDQDLVFGHGDLQNAFSLVDLLENGGPNGGPAYDGPRHFDYKPSRTEDYDGVWESAKANMRMYLLLKERAKAFRADPEVQEALAAARVPELSQPTLNDGEGYREILADQSAYENFDADVYFNGKGFGFVRLQQLMLEHLMGAR
- a CDS encoding ROK family transcriptional regulator, which produces MAGNVHRATAAGQGNDQTRRHNLSTVLTALHHDGPQTRAELTRRTGLNRSTIAALVAELSLRGLAFETPATEAGTVGRPSPLVHPNSDVVALTVNPDIDAITVGLVGLGGRVHKRIRYETELPTVKKTVKIVTALVEGMQSELDSRFTVLGLGVAVPGLVRSDAMVTLAPHLEWREEPLAGPLTEALGYPVTAGNDAGAACLAESIYGAGRGVRELIYLNGSASGIGGGVLVRGIPLRGSSGYAGELGHTVVNAQGSRCHCGRIGCLETEVSRARLLEVLGRGSSEADHLDRLLAESDDDAVQIEVNRQLDWLALALGNLIGIFNPEAIVLGGFLGSLYAANPERLDEGVQEQTFASLVHGLRIERAELGPQLLTVGAAELVFAGLLADPAGYLARLDLPGEGVRPAL
- a CDS encoding DUF4082 domain-containing protein, translated to MSLVLASFVGLPAPQAAAAACDPPVTNEIACENSKPGNPSSEWDISGSGSASIQGFATDISVNRGSTIGFKVKTTATSYRLDIYRMGYYGGAGARKVATVSPTTFPKQPSCLTQSTTGLIDCGNWTQTASWAVPSTAVSGIYFAKLVAGTAASHIMFIVRDDASTSALLFQTSDTTWQAYNDYGGNSLYEGSPAGRAYKVSYNRPFDTAAETPEDFVWNSEYPMVRFLEANGYDVSYSTGIDTERRGNLIKNHKTFMSVGHDEYWSGGQRAAVEAARAAGTNLAFFSGNEVFWKTRWENSISTGTASYRTLVSYKETHANAKIDPSPEWTGTWRDPRFSPPSDGGRPENRLTGTIFMVNCCTTDMGVGAADAQLRFWRNTRVAALTGNQRTTLGSDILGYEWDESSDNGFRPPGLIFMSTTTENVSSYLQDYGSTYASGTATHHLTLYRDPSGALVFGAGSTQWAWGLDDEHATGPSSTADIAVQQATVNLLADMNAQPSTLQSGLVAATASTDTTAPTSTITSPAAGATVPANQPLTITGTAADTGGRVAGVEVSVDNGTTWHPATGRASWSYTFTPTSDTVLTIKTRAADDSALLETPSAGRSITVGSGTPPPATCPCTIWPSSATPAVASDSDSVPTELGVKFRAASDGFITGIRFYKGTGNTGTHVGTLWSRTGTKLASATFSGESSTGWQQVSFANPVPVTANTTYVASYFAPNGHYASNDGYFTTATTNGPLTALADGTDGANGVYLYSSTSGFPTNTYNKSNYWVDVVYTTSTTDTTKPTVTDRQPAAGATDVPVTSTVTATFSEPVSSGSISLRDSANSAVSGSTSPTGSTQTLTFTPSSALTASTTYTATVSSATDAAGNTMDPISWTFTTAAAAPTDTTPPTVTSHVPATGATGVAVSTSVSATFSEPVDSAAVVLRDSANAVVSGSTSPSGQTQTITFTPTSPLAAGTTYTATVSGARDAAGNTMTPVTWSFTTATSTSACPCTIWASTTTPSVLMDPDTGSVELGVKFRASQNGYVTGIRFYKGTGNTGTHVGSLWSRTGTRLANATFTGESASGWQQVLFAAPVAITANTTYVASYYAPNGRYSVNDGYFATSATTRGPLTALQNGTDGGNGVYKYGTSGFPTSTYQSGNYWVDVVFTTP
- the holA gene encoding DNA polymerase III subunit delta — protein: MAQQQSPFGRVVLVTGPESLLADRAVNKILAAARAEHPEVEISQVEAPRLEGGKLAEITSASLFSTARAAVIRDLANLPADLTDDVAALATPVEDLALVLVHGGGVKGKALLDKLKRAKVDVIDCPSVKNWELPQFVQAEAKRAGGSIDADAAQFLVDAVGHNLRALAAAVSQLLSDGESTTISMTLVKRYFGGRSEVTSFAVADAVLAGRTGVAMEQLRWAMSTGVAPVLVTSALASGLRGLGKLITAGSGLREADLAREVGVPPWKLKSMRTQSRGWDQAGLASALRIVATADADIKGAADDAEFALERAVLAVSRARHG
- a CDS encoding toll/interleukin-1 receptor domain-containing protein: MADKVRVFLSYRRADTQHVAGRAADRLGEFFELFMDIDTIPPGVDFEDYVRRAVSSCDVLLAFIGNRWADLSNSRGQRRLDDPQDWVAEEIGVALGRGVRVIPVLVDDAVMPLADDLPSALAPLAHRQALPLRHATFSADLARLVAGIEHASRERGAPAATGSTAASTSADPAVRPGGNSPARFAERWEQPGMPTRAGPAVTIGQETPPPRLRAVVLGLALVLLAALIGAGIAIGRPFDHSAVPQAEETGGSPRSSSSPTPSPALPGPAVTPAHTVEELRAHVPAAFRRTCRALVPEPKVLKASLVVAVQCLPTQGSLGGRQPTYLFYFQYAGPESALAAFRGYYASGDLPAGDCSHDPAEMPYDRPDQGGGILRCYRDAEAYRVLAWTDDELAIVASAADRTMTYAELVRWWRGAGPVR